In the genome of Gloeotrichia echinulata CP02, one region contains:
- the ppk1 gene encoding polyphosphate kinase 1 gives MPKSKKSVTPIINLSDPQYYINRELSWLEFNSRVLHEACDQRTPLLERLKFLAIFSSNLDEFFMVRVAGLKQQVEAKVSLLTPDGRTPQQQLDDIRFTLSPQVTKQHQHFEQVLRPLLTNHGIHILDYIDLTQKQRTYLDHYFEEQIFPVLTPLAVDPSHPFPYISNLSLNLAVMIKNPETEEEFFARVKVPKVLPRFLPLPPELGVNHNGQPANWTGVPLEQAIAHNLESLFPGMNIQEYHPFRITRDADLALEEDEADDLLLAIEQELRKRRMGGTTVRLEIQSQTPQAVRSRLLQDLDLTESDVYEVDGLLGLRDLMYFMALPLSELKDPPRQSVVPARLQRLREPSIDSDGSEVEEGKDFFAVIREKDLLVHHPYQSFSATVVRFITHAAHDPNVLAIKMTLYRTSGDSPIVNALIDAAENGKQVSVLVELKARFDEENNIYWARRLERMGVHVVYGLVGLKTHSKIVMVVRREKDRMRRYVHIGTGNYNPKTARLYTDLGLFTCREDLGSDITDIFNFLTGYSRQKSYRELLVAPVNMRDRFLDLIHREIENVQNGFSGRIVAKMNSLVDPQIIASLYEASRAGVQIDLIIRGVCCLRPGLKDISENIRIISIIGRFLEHSRIFYFYNNGQEEIYIGSADWMRRNLDRRVEVITPVQDPDIAKDLQEILGIMLADNRLAWELQPNGSYIQRRPCENGLEADSQKTLMNMVLRSTTIASTLIEAKNHAYNLDN, from the coding sequence ATGCCAAAATCGAAAAAGAGCGTCACTCCTATCATCAATCTGAGTGACCCGCAATACTACATCAACCGAGAGTTAAGTTGGTTGGAGTTTAATAGCCGGGTGTTGCATGAAGCCTGCGACCAGCGAACGCCCCTGCTAGAAAGGCTCAAGTTTTTGGCAATCTTCAGCTCTAACTTAGATGAGTTTTTTATGGTGCGGGTTGCAGGTTTAAAGCAACAGGTAGAAGCCAAGGTCAGCTTGTTAACTCCCGATGGACGCACGCCACAACAACAGTTAGACGATATTAGGTTTACCCTTAGCCCCCAAGTAACCAAACAGCACCAGCATTTTGAGCAAGTCTTGCGACCTTTGTTAACAAATCACGGTATCCACATTCTGGACTACATAGATTTGACTCAGAAACAGCGGACTTATTTAGATCACTATTTTGAAGAACAAATATTTCCCGTTCTGACACCCTTAGCTGTTGACCCTAGCCATCCGTTTCCCTACATTTCTAATCTCAGCCTGAATTTGGCTGTGATGATCAAAAACCCAGAAACTGAAGAAGAATTTTTTGCGCGGGTCAAGGTCCCGAAAGTTCTACCGCGATTTTTACCTTTACCGCCAGAGTTGGGAGTTAACCACAACGGACAACCAGCCAACTGGACTGGGGTACCTTTAGAACAGGCGATCGCCCATAATTTGGAATCCCTATTTCCGGGCATGAATATCCAAGAATATCATCCCTTCCGCATTACCCGTGACGCCGATTTGGCTCTAGAAGAAGATGAAGCCGATGATTTGCTGTTGGCGATTGAACAAGAACTCCGCAAACGGCGCATGGGTGGGACAACCGTCAGGCTAGAAATTCAATCCCAGACTCCCCAAGCAGTGCGATCGCGATTATTACAAGATTTGGACTTGACAGAAAGCGATGTTTATGAAGTAGATGGACTCTTGGGATTACGGGATTTAATGTACTTTATGGCATTACCCCTAAGCGAACTCAAAGACCCTCCACGTCAGTCTGTAGTCCCAGCCCGCCTGCAACGCCTGCGCGAACCTAGCATCGACTCCGATGGGTCGGAAGTCGAGGAAGGAAAAGACTTTTTTGCTGTCATTCGCGAAAAGGATTTACTCGTACACCATCCCTATCAATCCTTTTCGGCAACTGTAGTCCGCTTTATTACCCACGCCGCCCATGATCCAAATGTACTAGCCATCAAGATGACCCTTTACCGGACTTCTGGTGACTCACCAATAGTCAATGCTTTAATTGATGCTGCAGAAAATGGTAAACAGGTCTCTGTACTAGTGGAATTAAAAGCCCGGTTTGATGAGGAAAATAATATTTACTGGGCAAGGCGTCTGGAAAGAATGGGGGTTCACGTTGTTTATGGTTTGGTTGGGCTAAAGACCCACAGCAAAATTGTCATGGTGGTACGACGCGAAAAAGACCGGATGCGTCGCTATGTGCATATCGGTACTGGTAATTATAACCCAAAAACTGCACGATTGTATACAGATTTAGGATTATTTACCTGTCGTGAAGACTTGGGTTCTGATATCACCGATATATTTAATTTTTTGACCGGCTACTCCCGACAAAAGTCTTATCGAGAATTATTAGTTGCTCCGGTGAATATGCGCGATCGCTTTTTAGACCTAATTCATCGGGAAATCGAAAATGTTCAAAATGGATTTTCCGGGCGCATTGTTGCCAAAATGAATTCCCTAGTCGATCCGCAAATCATCGCTTCTTTATACGAAGCTTCCCGCGCCGGAGTGCAAATTGACTTGATTATTCGCGGCGTTTGTTGCTTGCGTCCAGGACTCAAAGACATTAGTGAAAATATTCGCATTATCAGCATTATTGGTCGTTTTTTAGAACACTCCCGCATTTTTTACTTCTATAACAATGGCCAGGAGGAAATTTATATTGGGAGTGCTGATTGGATGCGCCGCAATTTAGATCGACGAGTCGAAGTAATTACCCCAGTGCAAGACCCAGATATTGCCAAAGATTTGCAAGAAATATTAGGAATTATGCTAGCAGATAACCGCCTAGCATGGGAATTACAACCCAATGGTAGTTACATTCAACGGCGTCCTTGTGAAAATGGTTTAGAAGCTGATTCACAAAAAACCCTCATGAATATGGTATTGCGCTCAACTACTATTGCCTCAACTTTAATTGAGGCAAAAAATCATGCTTATAATCTTGACAATTAG